The proteins below are encoded in one region of Rhodothermales bacterium:
- a CDS encoding SGNH/GDSL hydrolase family protein, translated as MKHVGFGLSRKSRPIRNVVLCAGVVVFLTLSPAKAQDDPDPGRFTEEILGFEAWDLKNAIPAQPILFAGSSSIRMWQTGVYFPDLPVVNRGFGGSHISDVNFYLERTVLKYAPRAIVFYAGDNDISGGKTPERVLEDYKAFVARVHARLPAVDIFFIPIKPSLARWTLWPQMLRANAMIAEYSGGEPRLHYIDVATPMLGVDGMPRPEFFLEDGLHLNRDGYDLWTQIARPHMLHILKQRSVGRGPGR; from the coding sequence ATGAAACACGTAGGATTCGGGTTGAGCAGGAAGTCCAGACCCATACGTAACGTGGTGTTGTGTGCGGGTGTGGTGGTCTTTTTAACCCTCTCGCCGGCTAAGGCACAGGACGACCCTGACCCGGGCCGGTTTACCGAGGAGATCCTGGGCTTCGAGGCCTGGGATCTGAAAAATGCGATACCTGCACAACCTATTCTCTTTGCCGGCAGCTCCAGCATCCGAATGTGGCAGACAGGGGTCTATTTCCCAGACCTGCCGGTTGTCAACCGGGGTTTCGGCGGCTCGCACATCTCAGACGTCAACTTCTACCTGGAGCGCACGGTGTTGAAATATGCGCCACGCGCCATCGTCTTTTATGCCGGCGATAATGACATCTCCGGCGGCAAAACCCCCGAGCGAGTACTTGAAGACTACAAGGCGTTTGTCGCCAGGGTGCACGCTCGTTTGCCGGCGGTCGACATCTTTTTTATTCCCATCAAACCGAGTCTGGCGCGTTGGACCCTCTGGCCGCAGATGCTCCGGGCCAATGCGATGATCGCCGAGTACTCTGGCGGCGAGCCTCGCCTCCACTACATCGATGTCGCCACCCCTATGCTGGGGGTGGACGGGATGCCTCGGCCGGAGTTTTTCCTGGAAGATGGGCTCCACCTGAACCGGGACGGCTACGACCTGTGGACGCAGATCGCTCGGCCGCACATGCTCCACATATTGAAGCAACGGTCGGTCGGGCGTGGGCCAGGCCGCTGA
- a CDS encoding SGNH/GDSL hydrolase family protein translates to MPSFGSNRRQFLKASAFTVGAGLYMPDLISSELNDEADLSTTGLPAGSVVVFQGDSITDAGRNKENQEANSGRSLGSGYAMLAAAQLRARQPKMDWQCFNRGISGNKVYQLAERWDADCITLAPHVLSMLIGVNDFWHKLNGNYDGTVEVYERDYRALLDRTRAALPDVRLILCEPFAVAGGTAINESWQPEFDTYRAAAKRVAVDYKAQWVPYQTLFDAALKQAPASYWCPDGVHPAPAGNALMAEAWLKAFRKASK, encoded by the coding sequence ATGCCCTCTTTCGGATCGAATCGCCGCCAGTTTCTCAAAGCAAGCGCGTTTACGGTCGGCGCTGGCCTGTATATGCCCGATCTCATCTCGTCCGAACTCAACGACGAAGCCGATCTGTCAACGACCGGTTTGCCCGCCGGCAGCGTGGTTGTTTTTCAGGGAGATAGCATCACGGACGCCGGCCGCAACAAGGAGAACCAGGAGGCCAACTCCGGCCGCAGTCTGGGAAGCGGCTACGCGATGCTTGCGGCGGCGCAACTGCGCGCCCGGCAACCGAAGATGGACTGGCAGTGTTTTAATCGCGGCATCAGCGGCAACAAGGTGTATCAGCTCGCCGAACGATGGGATGCGGACTGTATCACGCTGGCCCCGCACGTCCTGAGCATGTTGATCGGCGTGAACGACTTCTGGCACAAGCTGAACGGCAACTACGACGGGACGGTGGAAGTGTACGAGCGCGATTACCGCGCGCTTCTGGATCGAACGCGTGCGGCGCTTCCGGATGTGCGGCTCATCCTGTGTGAACCCTTCGCCGTCGCCGGCGGAACCGCCATCAACGAAAGCTGGCAGCCAGAATTTGATACGTACCGCGCTGCAGCGAAGCGGGTAGCCGTCGACTACAAGGCCCAGTGGGTACCCTATCAAACCCTCTTCGACGCGGCGCTCAAGCAAGCCCCCGCTTCCTACTGGTGCCCCGACGGCGTTCACCCGGCGCCCGCCGGCAATGCCCTCATGGCCGAAGCCTGGCTGAAGGCGTTCCGGAAAGCCAGCAAGTAA